From the genome of Hippoglossus stenolepis isolate QCI-W04-F060 chromosome 13, HSTE1.2, whole genome shotgun sequence:
ACATTCATAAGTCACATTTATGTTTTCTATCAGGTTGAGTGTTTTGAGATTTGATTAAACAAAGTTAAATTTATACATAaaacttgtgtgtttgatgtctgtgtttatgtatgaGTTTAACTTTTGCAATTCTTCTGTCTCCCCTGGCTCAGTTCCTCCCACATTGTCAGCCTGGATAGAGCACGGGGACAAGATGGTGGCAGTGTGCAAAGCTGAAAGAGGAAAACCCGCCGCCAACATCAGCTGGAGTCACAGCAGAGACTCGCTGTCTGTGGAGACTCTTGAGTCAGATGGATTGATTACAGTGGAAAGTCGTCTGGAGCTCGACAAGGGCACGGACACAGAGAACCTGACCTGTGCTTTCAGCCACCCATCCTGGGAAAAGGAGAAGACTCTGGTGGCAAAGCTCAGTAAAGGTCAGGCTGCACCGCAAGAGAAAAAAATTACAGAAGCATCGAGTTAGTGTCTATCAGATTATGAATAaaagtttgatattttcttttatttcagattttcctTGGTGGCTCATTCTTACTGGTGTGGTAGTCAGTGTGCTTTTAGTGGGATTTGCCATTTTTGCACAAAAGAAAATCCTAATGTTGAGGTAAGAAGTTTCATTTGATGATAAATTAATTGCAATGACGAGTTTTTGTATTGAGTCACTgatggtttgtgtgtgcaccTTTTTGGAAAGGCGATGCCACCAGTGTGACTCATCACCATCCAAATCTCCAACGGTGGGTCATTTCTTCTGTAACTCACTCACCCTGTGATTTAGATTTTGTACAATGTGAAGTTTTGTTCATGACGCCACTGttgttttgtgctttgtttttcagatagaggaagtggaggaggtggagcctTATGCCAGCTATGTTCAACGTGTGAACTCTATCTATAACTGAGCTGCACATTTGTTCACATCCTGCACATGCATCATACACTTCAATGCACGTGGCTCTTTTTGAGGGACTGACGGATGAGAAAACGAGAGGTGGTGGAGAAGGTTATGGAAGGAGGATTTAGTCTTtcgaggagagagcagagcctctCAGCTCCGTTCTGACTAACACTCGACTGATGGAACAGGGGATGCACCTCATGTCTTTCCCACTACTCTGTGTGTGGGCCTCAtggaaaatattattaataacttTTAACTTAACTCTTCAGTCGGATGTGACAGACTACAGAACTACACACTCTTGATGTTGCTGATGAAATACAGGAGCTGTAATTAGATGTTAATTTAGATAATAGATAATTAGATAATAATCTGTAGAttaacagagacagagatttttaaGTAGAGGACACTCATGTAGCTCAGTGAAACAACTATATCAAGATAGTGTGGGAAGTATTCATCTGTCaatgtataatatattataatacttacacacacattgatgTAATTTCAGCTGCGCTCAGCAGAAGTAATATAACTACTAaactattcagaacaagttAACAAGTACAAGTTGTGCTTGTTTTGtcagaatacatttttactttacagtGGTGGTGCAGTGTGAAAAGCAGTCCACACCTTTCACAGTGGCTATTTTGAGATAGTAGCCTAAGTCATTGATTTGAGTTggtaagtcattattttgagaagGTTTCTCATTATTTTGACTTACAAGATGAAATATGCTTCCATATCCTCGTGTCATTTTTGCATGTCCTGAGGGCCTGAGGGGGAAATCAGAAAAGGGAACTCTTCTGCCACCTACTGTGGAGATCAgaacatgaacacaacacagtcatgTTCTCACACTGTATCACAGTCCATATTAGGATGGTCtaaataacattacattacattatataaataatgCTAATAATAAACGCTTACATTTTCAACTGTTTATTGGTCAGGTCTGCAGATGTGCAGGTTTCAAGCAATAGCCTTGTCAGTATGTTGAGTGAACCTGCTCTGAACCGGCTCTGATCCCTCCTCCTGTTCATAATGGGAAGATACtttcttaaaggttcagcgtgtacgatttaggtgaaagggatctattggtagaataatcctagtgatgttttcactagtgtgtttcatctaaattctaaattgttgttgtctttaccctagaattggctctttatatttacatacttcatatttacatcgggagcgggtcctctctatggaggctgccatgttttttacagtagcccagactggacaaactacaccttttgagtttttatgacaactgaaggcgaccacaggttctctctcaactgcaacatgcaacttcaccactagaggtcactaaattccacacactgaaccctgGGCCTAAACATTAGAAAATACCAACTTGATCTGCCTCATATTTAATTCCAGctgaactttatttaaaaaattattAATCTAGTAAATACATAATTGTCTCTCTATGAAATGTAGCAAAGAATCTTACTTGTGGTTTGGCTGTAAGTCGAAGAGACCACTGCTGTGCAATGTTTCAGATATTTTCATAAATGCAGGTGATTAATGcagcagaataaacaaacaaaattgtAACTtagtaaactttaaaaaatcaataaaaccacaatgaaacaaagacaaatttcaGTCAATTACAACTGTTCACTTAATCTATCACTTCATATTGCTTTCAAACATATAAATTATCCAATGAGATACAGGCTTAGACAAAAATGTGGtctatgcacacacatacaaataataaacaaacaaaaaataaaaacaaggtcTCAGATAAGATGTATTATGTTTAAGCGGTGTGCAATAGTAGCAGTATTGGAAGCACTAtgtaattaaaaatgatttgaaatgtgtACATTTTATCAACACTACATGTTTGTcatcattgatttgttttttgccAATTTATTGTGCAAACATTTGAGATCTGAGCGTAACTGAAACTTTGGTTAAAGGGGGAGTAAATGTTTGAGACTGTGATGAAGATCAAACCTGTACCTGCTCAATCCGAGTATTTAAAAGAGCATGACCTCAACTTAGTTTTTCAGGTTCTGTGAATAGCAGCTTTTGGACATGCAGTTTTTTTGAGAAATaccttttttcttattattgCTTTGGCCGAGGTCACTCTGTTCCCTCCCACAGtttaaagacatgcagactgggctTAGGTTGATTGGAGATTCGtattgactgtaggtgtgaatgtgaatttttgtctctgtatgtccgCCCTGCGACACGCTTACAACCTGATTGGCTCCAGTTCCACTTGAAACCCCTCCAGAATAAATGGTATTATTTATgggtttatgttttttttattccacaccattttcagttttctttaatttattactCTTAGATCATGTGCTAATGTCACAATGCTGCAGGAattcagacaaaaacatgaaaagattcgtaacttttaatatttttttccaggtgATGTGCAGTAATTCTGActataataaacacacacacacacacatggcccAGAACCGATTAATCCATTTGCATCTTTAGGTCCTCGAGTACGACTCTGACTTAGTGCTTCCTGATATTTAGTTCATGTTTTCGGAAGTCAGGGGTTCATAGTTTCACGTTCTCCTTAGGTTGGGTTTCTGCTGTGAAGAGGCAAGACACGTTTCTCTTCTTGAGAAAGAAACACTACAGGTGAATGCAGACGTCAGGTTCCCTCAGAAGTGAAGGGAAACATGTCAGGGGGTATTTTTCTACAGCTGCTGTTGGATATgaagggttttgttttttcattttgtcacattttcttCATGGAAAATCAAGATTTGATCAGTTCAACTGGAAATGTCTGATTTCAAACAGCAGACTGCAAGTGTATGATATTATCTGCCAGTTCTCCATCCTTCAATGGTGCAAATGAACTTCATATTCAGCCCATCAGCACATAATCATCTGCACATTCGTCTTTGGATGAGGACCCACGCTCAGGTTGAGGTTGCAGTGCTGCCGGGACCTGAACTGTGGCATAGTCACAGTCGTTGTCACTTACAGCTCTGGATGTTCTCGGTCCTTTGGCAGTGCTGTGGTCAATCGAGGCGTACGTCACATCCTCGACAGGCTGTCAAGAGAtaaagaaaacccacagagcAAGATGATAAATGTGAACGCTCTCACAAATGTATCTGTGTTACCTCCAAAGCAGAGACGTCAGGGGAAATTAATACATAATTAAATCAATTACAACTAACCTACCtgggaggtaaaataaatatgtttttggatGCATTAACTGGTGTGCAGACATTCTGGTCTTCTGATTTTTGTCACTTCTGTCAGGCACCTCGTGTTTATCAAGTTTGGACGAACATGCTTTTTTATACTTTCTGAAATCCATTTCCACAAATAGTTTGTTATAACTTCCTGTGAATTGAAGAACCCAGTATACAAATCTGATGTGGCTTTACCTCTTCCTGGTTCATCataaaagcacagaaacacactgtgtcctatgaaaagctgcagctgataaCTGTAAAGATTCATGCTCCAATGAATTATTAACTCAGCATTGCAGTGGGCTCATGTACCTTATCATCTGGTGCAGACTCAtctgaaagaggaaatgaaaatgtgtaaataaaacaaatacatgtgcaAACAAATGCTGTTATAAGTGTAGttttaccttttcttttcttctttgtcctggaaatgaaacaatacaaaattaTAAGAACCCAAGAAGGACAGAGTCAAGTTAacacaaaatgaagaaaagaaaaataaaatccattagtgtgtgatacatttatttaaaagactGGCAatgttaaaattattatttatctggTATTGCTGACTTTTATATCATGAAATAGAAACAACCTAAAAAACCATCTGCTTTTCAGTTGTGTAGCGTTTAGACCACAGCAGTGTTTCCTTGACAGCTCAACAGATGACAGCGCGCGCTGGAACAGGAAACACTTTGCGCAACTTGTCTACAACTGTCTATGCCACTGACTAACAGACATGGAACATCAAATTCACATCAAATGATTGGTCTTACCCACAATACTTGTGAACCATCTGTGAAGCTGTAGAGGGTAATTAGCATACAGTGAAATGTTATGTGAAAGTGGTCtatgttactgtgtgtgtgtgtgtgtgtgtgtgtgtgtgtgtgtgtgtgtgtgtgtgtgtgtgtgattctttgAGGATGATGACTTACCTTGAGGTGCAGTTTCCCATGATGAGTCGCTCACACTGTATTTGTCAGCAGGTGCCTGTGCTTGAGAATAACCGTTAGCCTGGCACCGTAGCACACACTGATATCACTGATCTATTCAGTGCCGCAACTGACTGAGAGCACACAGGCCacagtaaagagagagagagagagagagagagagagggagagagagagtgagagagagagagtgagagagagagagagagtgagagagagagagaaacaaagagagagagagagagagagagagagtgtgtgtgagaaagagagagagagagaggtgagaaagagagagagagagagagtgtgtgtgagtaagttgagacagctttttttatttccttatttccacacaaacacacgcacgcacgcacgcacgcacacacgcacacacacaaatgcatgcattaaatatatttaaaggggacatagcatgcccattttaccacaagttgatatggttccttggggtcttcatgaaatgtctgtaacatactttggtcaaaataccacaaggatcatataaaacagctcctttttaccctgtataaaacagccctccacagagtgacctgttttgagtgcctgttcctttaaatgctaatgagccagctcccccctcccccctctcccccatgattttaaacgatataaattacatattttatatgatataaattatcaaatatgcatcccatactttgtattccccttgttgtcctggagttttaattttcccaatcacataattaaatgtcccctctgcccatccactacaagcacacaagcagacagacagagagagagaggtggggggggctatgaagaccatcatttaccccgaaccccgacattcaacgggtacaacaacaagcggagaaagcagaatcgcgggctgaccttatatgtacagtctatggggctgaccagcggagaaatgctcgtcccgtgtgaacagccaggcggctgcgtgctggaagacgggcgctgcgctgcctcgcagctgcgcttccgcgtccggtgtaccccggcgtaactactgtaacccggcgtaactactgtaccccggcgtacAGCAGAGCTcaacactgcggaagtcttccacacagctggcagtgtggaagaccgctgcgaggcagcgcagcgccgttctcaagcgcgcagccgcctggctgttcacacgggacgagcatttctccgctggtcagccccatagactgtacatataaggtcagcccgcgattctgctttctccgcttgttgttgtacccgttgaatgtcggggttcgggggttacagtagcgctgaacactgcggaagtcttccacactgctggctgcgggcgctgacacaaattccagctcacgcacgggagagcggcggtcgcgcccgagcagctgctgcagcctcccagtcccaacgatccagacaaatgccacatgtgagtgaatcgcgggctgaccagcggagaaatgctcgtcccgtgtgaacagcccggctgcgtgcttgggaacggcgctgcgctgcctccggtgtaaacccggaagtaacgagtgtggggggcggggggggggccaagaccatgtagggagacttccagttccttgttacgacacaatacccaggaagcgcaatcgagtcgctcaagcatgacgtttctgacttagaggaactataacaaaacgcgcgagtgttttttccccagagtttttgggttggtagacatgccagatacccacattaacctgtagaagcactaacaaagtggaatttgcatgctatgtcccctttaagatatAAGGTAAAACGTTTCTATTCTGAAATCTAATTTCAATTGACGttgtcttcctctttccttttgcATGTCAGTGGCAGAACTATTAGTAGCAGGTATCTGAAAAAACATGTGCATTGACGGAAGCTGTATTTGGGCAAATGGAAGATCGAGACGAGGAGAACTCTCGCTGCTTTAATGTCCTACTTGCATGATTGTGCAAATTGAAACGCATCTTGAAGAGAGAAAATAAGGAAGTCGCAGATCTCTCTTCACTTTCATTTAAAGTCCAGTTTACTTTACAAACCACGTCTTAGTCAACAGCCAAAAATAGACCTCAGTGGGGGCAGTGGTTATCATGATCATTTAGACACTGTTGTGATATGCACAGTGTAGTCAAATCCGTTTTGGAGGTTTCAGAGGGGAAAAGCAGCTCAATATGAGGACGATCCACTGAGCTGAGTCATACATTATGTCTTCAAGAAAGATTTGATCAATTCCACATAGGCATTCATTTGCAGGCTCTTTATTCTACACTGGAGGGCGCTGTTGGAAAAGTCTGATTCACATACCACAAAGACTTTGTACAATAGAAATGTGACTGACAACTTACACATCTGTTGGTATTACTGAaggaaagaaacacaatcaCCCCACCTTGTTTTTACAGCGTCAGTGTACAACATCCACGATCAggtgataaaacacaaaatgatgcaGGGGATGTGAATCGactgtgaggaaaacaaatgacTGCCGTAGAGTTTTAAAGACTGAACATTATCGATCCAGGCCCCAGCACAGCTTCTTGTCTATTCACTCTTTTGATTAATTCTTCATGTGAGCGAGCGACATGTGTTTGCACAGTTTGGACGTCTTATTATTTTATGAAGACATTGAGGTGAACTCCAATGCACTCTGCTGACTAATGTAAACTGTTTTCAAGACTTCATATATGGTTGAAATTCAACATACATGCACCAAAGGTCAAAGTCTTAGTTTCAACTTCCTGCCGGGCTCCATTGATTACCTGAGCCATTTTAGGTACAGTGAATTGTGTTGTTGAGATACTGAATCTCTACACATTACACTTGTGATCCCCCCCCCTGACTGTAGAGATCAAAACTACACGTCTCAGTGTTTGTTGTGAGGTTATTTGTATAAATCTGGATAAAGTGGTTCATTACAGAAgcacaaagataaaacacattttttcacacatgcacatcggAAACCGTTGCTTCATAACCTCACGAAAAACTCGATTGCACGATGGTCTTAGGAAGAAGGTACGTGGGCGGTCAGGAAGTGGTGAGTGAACTTTCTAGAGCCCCCGCAGTCGCTGCAGATTAAAGTCATTCGTGAAGTTTCAGGTTATGAACATGGACAGAACCTCATACACTTATCTGATGATCTTTTACATATTGGTTCCCATCTATGGAAGAACTGAAGGTAAGTCTGAGGGTATATTTCAAATATTAGACTACAGTTATTAATCGGCTAAAAGAAAATGTAGCGATAGGGATTTCATGTAATCATCAAAGGTTTGAGGTATATAAAGAATACCTGTTGGTTACCTGTACATAAGTACAACAGAACAGGACAAAAACTCGGGAAATAAAGGGGTAacaacaaataactaaatacaaataataaataaagtattttttctcAGTATGTCAGTCAAAATAGTACAATAATCTTACCACGTGCTAATGAGACAGAAATTATTGTCTAttgaaatttaattattttaaagttcTACAAATTCTATAATTTTGACATAGTTTGAAATAcatattgaaaaatgtatcttatatatatctttataaatTGTTGGCCAACTGTAATGGTATAATGTTTGGGTTTAGTCTTTTTGACAATACACAATAATAAGACAAGgcaaatatatttgtaaagaGGCATTAtcatatagaaaataaatagaagactaaaaatttaaatgataaaaccGGTAAAACGTTAAATATGCGGCTGTTTAATTatataagaagaaaaaaaagataaaaaagtaatatggtaattgtaataatatttgttttttggaggTGATTAAATTTTGTTCAAAGTAAATCATTTTTCCCATTTTGTTGAATTTCAGGCTTGTTTCCTTCATGTCGAGTTGGGCTGATGGTGCGGAGAGGCACGGCGCTGAAGAGAGTGCCACACCAGCCTGTGACGATCAGCTGTCCCGTCAAACACTGTGGACAGTCAGTGAACGTCAGCTGGTGTAAAATACTggacacaaacatctgtgaacggatcagaaacacacagaatgtGGAAATAAGACAGAGAGACGACAATGCGAAGAATGAACTGGTCTCTAGTTTAACTTTCAAATGGATTTCTGCTCAAGATGGTGGCCTGTACAGATGTGATTTAAAAGGATACGGATTTGAGGAAATCAGTCACACCATCAACATCTCAGTTTCAGGTATTGGTACATTTCTTTCCTTCATTGCCATTAAATACATGTAATATGTCATAATTGTTAATTCTATTCTATCACTCCGATAAGACAAACATAAGGAGGCTGAGTCAACTCACAAAGTTGCTGGTAAGAAACTTTAATTATTAgtcattataaatatatttgaatcaaTACAGGCTTATTGATCTGGTTCTTCTTTTGTAGTTGAGCCACTGTCCGCTCCTGGTGATGAGGCTGAGGCCTGGCTGCCCTACTTCTACATCTGTGCTGGCATCGCTCTTGTGGTTTTCACATTATCGGCATTTACCCTCCTGAGTTCTTACGGCTGGAAACGTAAGAACATTAACGCATGTTCACATTTTGGATTGGACCGTAAGAACAttggatttttttaaacaatttgttATTTGTCTTCTTCACAGAAATACTGACCCACAAGTCAACGAAGGGGAAGGTAATGTGATAGTGCTAATTTAAAGGAATACTGTACATCACCATGTTCTGTTCTCGTAGAcaaatagatggatagatagatagatagatagatagatagatagatagatggataaaaGTCAAGTTGTAAGAGTCTTTTGGAAACGGTGCTCCActgtctgtgcagtgtgtggTGGAGGCTGGTCTGGATTATAACAGGCTAATTGAGTCAATGAGGAGCATTTCCTTGTCTCAACTAATCTTGATCTGGTGTCACAGGAAACATCCACTCGTACAATACCGGACCTGCCCATGTGGAGCGCTCCTTCCTCTCCCGTCATGTTTGTTCCAAGCGACATCCACTCTCCAGGGACACCACCTTCCCTGATCACCAATGGGAACCAGCCTTTGGCGAAGGCCGCAGATGAGCGTAAAGCATCTCTCTGTGCCGTGTACGCCACCGTCGACCATACACAGGCTGGGAGACCTGTCAGTAAGCAGCACGCTGCCTCTGAAGAAGATAAAGCCCCTCAGTATGCTGCTGTCAATGTTtcctaaatgtttttttattgattatagACACATGGATGGAAACATGTAGTGGTGTGGTGGAACAGGCAGAGGTTACACGATCACTGTAGAGGAGGTGGATGGAGGAGGCTTGTGGTCACGCAGATGCTACAACAAAGCagaagctgtgttttatttgctcTCTGATCCTCACATTTGTTCCAGCTGATGctgctttttattatttgtgtctttttatagTATTGTTCCCccctctttcatttcatttacaggACTTGaagagctttttctttttttacctgaTGTGACCCTGTCGGCCAAAGCATTGGTCAGTGGTTggtattaaaaaataatatctcAGCATTTGAATATGATCCTTCGGGCTGATCTGTGACGAGTGCAAGTTGTTTCCAAGGCAGCagattttcaga
Proteins encoded in this window:
- the si:ch211-214p13.9 gene encoding cell surface glycoprotein CD200 receptor 1 isoform X1: MMLIFATVFLLVPAAWSHEPGTNQSTIGTSITYVIRNLTFNSGSNVNLNCSNRTWAQTIYVIWDMMLTNKICKVSFSNEGRGEDTCKDGKSLRNTSRAQSYLHIPNFSATDVGVYKCNFVYNGGKEDYEINVAITVPPTLSAWIEHGDKMVAVCKAERGKPAANISWSHSRDSLSVETLESDGLITVESRLELDKGTDTENLTCAFSHPSWEKEKTLVAKLSKDFPWWLILTGVVVSVLLVGFAIFAQKKILMLRRCHQCDSSPSKSPTIEEVEEVEPYASYVQRVNSIYN
- the si:ch211-214p13.9 gene encoding cell surface glycoprotein CD200 receptor 1 isoform X2 translates to MMLIFATVFLLVPAAWSHEPVIRNLTFNSGSNVNLNCSNRTWAQTIYVIWDMMLTNKICKVSFSNEGRGEDTCKDGKSLRNTSRAQSYLHIPNFSATDVGVYKCNFVYNGGKEDYEINVAITVPPTLSAWIEHGDKMVAVCKAERGKPAANISWSHSRDSLSVETLESDGLITVESRLELDKGTDTENLTCAFSHPSWEKEKTLVAKLSKDFPWWLILTGVVVSVLLVGFAIFAQKKILMLRRCHQCDSSPSKSPTIEEVEEVEPYASYVQRVNSIYN
- the si:ch211-214p13.7 gene encoding uncharacterized protein si:ch211-214p13.7 — translated: MGNCTSRTKKKRKDESAPDDKPVEDVTYASIDHSTAKGPRTSRAVSDNDCDYATVQVPAALQPQPERGSSSKDECADDYVLMG
- the si:ch211-214p13.8 gene encoding B- and T-lymphocyte attenuator isoform X2, producing MNMDRTSYTYLMIFYILVPIYGRTEGLFPSCRVGLMVRRGTALKRVPHQPVTISCPVKHCGQSVNVSWCKILDTNICERIRNTQNVEIRQRDDNAKNELVSSLTFKWISAQDGGLYRCDLKGYGFEEISHTINISVSDKHKEAESTHKVAVEPLSAPGDEAEAWLPYFYICAGIALVVFTLSAFTLLSSYGWKQILTHKSTKGKETSTRTIPDLPMWSAPSSPVMFVPSDIHSPGTPPSLITNGNQPLAKAADERKASLCAVYATVDHTQAGRPVNTWMETCSGVVEQAEVTRSL
- the si:ch211-214p13.8 gene encoding B- and T-lymphocyte attenuator isoform X1 encodes the protein MNMDRTSYTYLMIFYILVPIYGRTEGLFPSCRVGLMVRRGTALKRVPHQPVTISCPVKHCGQSVNVSWCKILDTNICERIRNTQNVEIRQRDDNAKNELVSSLTFKWISAQDGGLYRCDLKGYGFEEISHTINISVSDKHKEAESTHKVAVEPLSAPGDEAEAWLPYFYICAGIALVVFTLSAFTLLSSYGWKQILTHKSTKGKETSTRTIPDLPMWSAPSSPVMFVPSDIHSPGTPPSLITNGNQPLAKAADERKASLCAVYATVDHTQAGRPVSKQHAASEEDKAPQYAAVNVS